In Kineococcus mangrovi, the sequence GCGTCGACGAAACCCGCGGCCGCGACGCCGACCGGGCCGAAGACGTGGGTGGTGCGCAGCTCCGCGACGGCGTCGGCGACGGCGTCGGCGATGGCCGAGGGGTGCGAGGCGGGGGTCTCCCGACGGGTCTGGACGAGGATCTCGCCGCGGTGGTCGACGACCCCGGCCGCGATCTTGGTGCCGCCGATGTCGACACCCACCGCGTGGGGCACGGCGTGGGGGACGGGGTTCTGGGCTGCCAGCTCGACCATGCCGGTGCGGTTCTCCCTGCGACGTCGGCCCCGCGGCGCAGGGCGGCCACGCGGACGCGGGCCCGCCAGAGGTTACCCGGTCGCTCGGGCCGCTCCCGCGCCCCCGGGCCTCAGCCCAGGACGGAGCCGAGCACCGCCGTCCCCGCGAGCAGCAGCGCCGTCAGACCGGCCGCGCCACCGGCGGCGACGAGGACCTTGGCCCGCCGGCTGCCGAGGCCGCGCAGGCCCGTCCCGCCCTGGCGGGACAGCGCACCGAGCATTCGCTCGACCTCGGCCTCGTCGAGGGCCGGGCGTCCGGGGGTGCCCGCGGGCGCGCCGAGGTCGAGGGCGAGCTGGCCGCCGTCGTCCTCCACGACGCGGGCGGGCCGGGACGGCGCGGGGCCGGGAGCCGGGGTGGCCGGGGTGGCTGAGGTGGCCGGGGTGGTGGGGGGCACCGGGGCGGGCAGCAGGGAGGTGTGGCACAGCGAGCACCACGACTCCTCCGGCCGGGTGCGCGCACCGCAGGACGGGCACCGCTGCGCGGCGACCGCGGCGCGGGCGGGCCCGGCCGGGGCGGGAGCGGGCGCCTGCCCGGGCGCGGGGACCGCGAGCCGGCTCACCGGCGGGCCGACCTCGAGACCGCCGAAGGCGGCCGACGTCGCCGTGGTGGGGCGGGGGCCCCGCCGCGGGACCCAGCCGAGGTCGCCGTCCTCGTCCGTGGCGGGGTGCAGCGCGCCGAGGAACGAGCTGGGCCGCGACGCGCGGGGGTCCTGGGTCACACCCGGCGGCATCGGCAGCCGCGGCCCCCTCCTTGAGCCCCGCGGGAACCCCGGGCCCGGGTGCGCGTTGAGCCGGACGTGGGACCGCGCGGCGCACGCGGGGTGCGCGGCGGCTCCACGGGTAGGGTCGCTGCCACCCGTCGGGCTCGGTCCCGCGGCACCACCACGACCGCACCACCCGACCGCGCGACCACCGCACGACCACGTCCTCGCAGCGCGGCGAGGCCGACCTGGGAGGAACACCGTGCCGAGCAGCAGCGAGCCCCCGCTCGTCCCCCCGGCCACGACGGGGAACATGACGGACTGCGTCGCCCGGACGGCGCGCGAGGACCCGGGCCACGTCTCGGCGAGCCGCAAGCAGTCCGACGGCAGCTGGCGCGACGTGACGGCCGCCGAGTTCCTGGGCGACGTCACGGCGGTGGCGAAGGGGCTGCTCGCCGCGGGGGTCGCCCCCGGGGACCGGGTCGGGATCATGGCCCGCACGAGCTACGAGTGGACGCTCGTCGACGTCGCGGGCTGGTTCGCCGGAGCGGTCACCGTGCCCGTCTACGAGACGAGCTCGCCCGAGCAGGTCGAGTGGATCCTGTCGGACTCCGGGGCCGTGGCGTGCTTCGCCGAGACGAGCGCCAACGCCGCCCGGATCGCCGCCGTCCGCGACCGGCTCCCGGGACTGCGGGACGTCTGGACGCTGGAGGCCGGCGGTCTGGACGAGCTGCGCGCCGCCGGCCGCGAGGTCCCCGACGCCGACGTGGACCGGGCCCGCGCGATCGCCGGACCGGGCGACCCGCTGACGGTCATCTACACCTCCGGCACCACCGGCCGTCCCAAGGGCTGCGTCCTGACGCACGGCAACTTCCTCGACCTGGCGCGCAACGCCGAGGCCGCCATCCCCGAGGTGCTGCGCCACCCCGAGGCCGCGACGCTGCTGTTCATCCCCCTGGCCCACGTCTTCGCCCGCTTCATCCAGGCCCTGTGCCTCGTGTGCCGCATCCGCGTCGGGCACACCCCCGACGCCAAGGACCTGCTGCCCGACCTCGGGGGCTTCCGCCCGACCTTCATCCTCGCGGTGCCGCGCGTGTTCCAGAAGGTCTACGCCGGCGCCCAGCAGAAGGCCGCCGCCGGCGGGAAGCTGCGCTCCCGGATCTTCGAGCAGGCCGCCGCGACCGCCGACGCGTGGTCGCGCTCCTTGGACACCGGCGGTCCCTCGCCCGCGCTGCGGGTGCGGCACCTGGTCTTCGACCGCCTCGTCTACGCCAAGCTGCGCGCCCTCATGGGCGGCCGGGTCGAGTACGCGGTCTCCGGGGGCGCCCCCATGGGCGAGCACCTCGCCCACTTCTTCCGCGGCGCGGGCCTCGTCGTCCTGGAGGGCTACGGCCTCACCGAGACCACCGCCCCCCTGGCGGTGAACCGCCCCTCGCGGCTGCGGATCGGCACGGTCGGGCCGCCGCTGCCGGGCACCGACCTGCGCATCGCGCCCGACGGGGAGGTCGAGGCCCGCGGGATCGGGGTCTTCACCGAGTACCGCGGGCGGCCGGAGGAGACGCGCGACGCCTTCGACGACGGCTGGTTCCGCACCGGTGACCTCGGCTCCCTCGACGAGGACGGCGCCCTGCGCATCACGGGCCGCAAGAAGGAGATCATCGTCACCGCCAACGGCAAGAACGTGGTCCCGGCGGCGCTGGAGGACCGCCTGCGGGCGCACCCGCTCATCTCGCAGGCCGTCGTCGTCGGCGACCAGCGGCACTACGTCGGCTGCCTGCTGACCCTGGACGAGGAGGCCCTGCCGCCCTGGGGCGCCAACCACGGCAAGGCGGGGCTGGACCTGTCGACGGCGCGCACCGACGCCGACGTCCTCGCCGTGCTGCAGGCCGCGGTCGACAAGGCCAACGAGTCGGTCAGCCGGGCGGAGTCGATCCGGAGGTTCCGGGTCCTGACCGAGGACTTCACCGTCGAGAACGGGTACCTCACACCGTCGCTGAAGGTGAAGCGGCACGAGGTCCTGCACGACCTCGCCGACGAGGTCGAGGCGCTCTACCGCTCGTGAGGTCGCGCGACACCGCCGCCCTCGCCGCCTGGACGGCGCTGCTGGCCCTGGCCACCCACAGCGTCGTGCGCTACCGGTGGTGGATCGTCGCCGGGTACGTCGTGGTCGCGGCCGTCGTCGTCGCGCTCGCGTGGACGGCCCGCGCCGACCCCGGCCACCCGGCGCCCCGCACGGGGGGCTGGGTGCCGTCGGCCGTCCTGGCGGTCGTGGGCCTGGTGCACCTGGCGGTGACGCCGTTCTCCTACCTCGACGCGCGGGCGCTCTCGGGCGTCCAGCTGATCCTGGGCGTGGCCTCGGTCGCGGCCGCGGGGCTGCTGCTGCCGGGCCGCGGCGCCTCCCGCGTCCTGGCGGCGGGGGTCGCGCTCGCCGGGGCGGTGGCGAGCGGGGCGCTCGTGGTCGTGGGTGACCCGGCGCCGCGCATCGACGTGTGGGTGATCCTGCAGCAGGCCGCCGACGCGACGGCGCGCGGGGAGTCGGTCTACGGCCGGCAGTGGGTGGGCTCGCCCGGCATCTCCGACGCCTTCGCCTACCTGCCGTGGACGGCGGTCCTGTCGGCCCCGGGGCGCTGGATCGCCGGGGACGTGCGCTGGGCGATGCTCGCGCTCGTCGTCGTCAGCGCTCTGGCCGTGGCCGCCGTGGGCCGGTGGCGCCGGGGAGCGGTCGCGGCCGCGGCGCTCCTGCTGCTCGCGCCGGGGTCGAGCACGCTCGTCGAGCAGGCGTGGACCGAGCCGACGGTGCTCGTCGGCCTGGCGCTGTGGGCGTGGCTGGTCCGCGCCGACCGGTGCTGGTGGTCGGTGGCACCGCTCGCCCTCGCCCTGGCCAGCAAGCAGCACGTCGTGGCCCTGCTGCCGCTGCTGGCCGTCTGGCCGCGGTTCGGCTGGCGGCGGGCGCTCGCGGCGACGGGCGGTGCGGGGCTGCTCATGGCCCCCTGGATCGTCGCCGACCTGCCGGTGTTCTGGCACGACACCGTGCGCACGATGCTGGGCCTGCCGCCCCTGCGCTTCGCCGACACCCTCTACACCCTCGTGCTCAACGAGACGGGCGTGCGGCTGCCCCTGCCCGTCGTCGGGCTCGTCGTCCTCGCGGTGCTCGGCGCGGCCGTCGTGACCCTGCGGCGGCACCCGGTCGGCCTGGCGGGGCTGCTCACGTGGTGCGCCGCCGTGCTGTTCGCCGCGAACCTGGTCAACAAGCAGGCCTTCTACAACCAGTTCTGGCTGGTGGGGGCCCTGCTGCTGCTCGCGGTCGCCGCCTCGGCCGGTGAGGGCGCGGGGCGGGGCGTCAGCGGGACGGCCCGGCGGGGTCGGCCGGGACGTCGGCCCCGGCCAGCAGGGCCACCAGCCGCCGCGTCTGCTCCTCCCAGCTCCAGCGCCGGCTGACCCACTCCCGGCCGGTGGCGCCGAAGGCCGCCGACCGGGCCGGGTCGGTGAGGAAGCCGGCGACCTCGCGGGCCACGGCCGCCTCGTCCCGGCCGTCGACGACGACGCCGTTCGCCCCCGCCAGGACCGCGTCGGGCGCGCCCCCGGAGTCGCCCGCCACGACGGGCAGCCCGCAGGCGGCCGCCTCCAGGTAGCAGATGCCCAGCGCCTCCGGTTCCAGGCCGCCCAGGCGCGTGCGCGTGGGCATGCAGAACACGTCCCCGGCGGCGTAGAGCGCCGGGGTCCGCTCCCAGGGGACCGCCCCGGTGAGGACGACGTGCTCGCGGACGCCCTCGCGGTCGGCCAGCCGCTCCACGGCGGACCGGTGCGGGCCGTCCCCGACGAGGAGCAGGACCGCGTCCGGCACCCGCTCCCGCAGCGCGGGCAGGGCCCGCACGAGGACGTCCTGGCCCTTGCGGGCGACGAGGCGGGAGACGCACACGACGACGGGCCGCTCGCCCAGGCCGTACCGGTCCCGGACCGCGCGGCGGGCGCCGGGGTCGGGGCGGAAGACCGCCGTGTCGACGCCCGGGGTGAGCCGGCGCATCCGCGACCGGGCGGCCGGGGTCAGGGGCCGTTGCACCCGCGAGCGGCACCAGTCCCCCAGGTAGGTGACGGTGTCGTTGCCCTCGCCGATCCGGCGCAGCGCGCTGCGCGAGCCCGGCAGGCTCGACCACCACACCTCGTGCCCGTGCGTCGTGGCCACCGTGCGCTCGACACCGGCCGCGCGCAGGGCGGGCGCCATGAGCCCCAGCGGTGCGGCCGCCCCGAACCACGCCCGGTCGGCGCCGTGCTCGCGGGCCGTCCGCTGGACGCGGCGCACGATCCCGGGGGTGGGGACCAGGAACGGGGACGGGTCGCGCACGACGGTGATCCCCGCCTCGGCGAGCGCCGCGTCGGTCCCCACGTCCCCCCGCTGGCGGGCCGTGTGCACGACGACGGGCCCACCGCCGTGCTCCGGCAACCGCCGGACCACGGCGTGGACGAACGACTCGATGCCCCCGGTGCGCGGCGGGAAGTCGTTGGTGACGACGAGGGTGCTCACGGCACCCACCCCACCAGGCCGGTCCGCACGTCGCGGCGCCAGGTGGCGACGACGTCGGCGAGCGGTCGCCCGAGCCGCGCGGCGCACGCCGCCCCCAGGGCCGTGCCCGTCCACACGTCCCGCACGAGCGCGGTGACGGCGGGGGTGCCGCTCACGCGCGCGGCCGAGGTCACGAGCGTCCACGCGGCGGCGTAGGCGACCTGGGCGCGGGCGGGGTCCGGTGCCGTGAAGTCGGCGTCGGCCGGGACCTGCGGTTCGCCGGGGTCGGCGAGCAGGGCGGCGGCCAGCGCCGTCGCCGGGACGTCGCGCCCCCGGCGGGCGACGTGGTCGGCGTAGCCCTCGGTGAGCCAGCGCGGCACGAGGGCCCCGGGCGGGCGCGGGGTGGCCCGGGTCGCGACGTGCACGAGCTCGTGGGTGAGGACGACCGCTCGCCCGAGCGGTGTGAGCGCGGCGAACCGCTCGGCGGGCAGGACGACGCGGACCCCGGCCGGACGGCCGTCGGCGAGGTCGGCGTCGAGCCCGACGGTGACGGCGTCGAGGTCACCGCCGGTCCCGGCGAGCCGGGTGAGGTCCTGCGCGCGGGGGACGACGACGACGGCCGTGCCCCGCGGCCGGTCGGCACCCCACGCCGCGTCGACGCGGGCGGTGGCGTCGGCGAGGTCGGCCGCGACCTCCCGGCCGACCGCCGACGGCCGGCCCACGTGCAGGACGACCCCGCCGTCGACGCGCTGGGCCGTGACCGGTGCGGACAGGTCCCAGGGTTGCGGCGTGCCGGTCGCCAGGTGCAGCGCTCCGTCCCACCGCACGCGCACCTCGGACGCGACCGCCCGCCCCTCCCCGGCGACCCGCACCCGCAGCAGTCCCCGGACCTCGCGGTCGCCGCCCGTCGCGGCGGCGGGCAGCTCGACGGCCCAGTCGTCGAGACCGGCGGCCAGGGCGGCGGCGTCGCGGACGCGCTGAGCCGCCCGGTCCCCCGGGGCCAGGACCGCCACCGCCCCGTCGAGGTCACCGGCGAGGAGGGCGCTGCGCCGGTCGGCCAGGGCCTGCGCGGCCGGAACCCGCACCGGCGTCCCGGGCCCGTCCGCGACCGGTGCCGCGGGGCCGCACGCCGCCAGCGCCGCGGGTGCGAGGACCGGGGCGAGGAGGAGGGAGCGCCGGGGGAAGGACGGACCGGCGGGCACGGGGCCATCATCCCGCCTGCCGCTCCCCCGAGCGCGCCGCCGGCAGGCCGACGACCCGCGCCACCGGGGTGGTCGTCCGCAGCCGCAGCGGCGGGACGAGCCCGGAGGCCGCGAGCACCTCCACCGCACCGACCTCCTCCTCGTCCAGCACCCGCTGGTCGGGGGCGCCCAGCAGGACGGAGACGACGCACTCGGAGCAGGCCAGGGGACGGGCCGTGCAGCTGTCGCAGTCGATGAGCACCGGGACCTCCAGCTCGTCAGGACCGGTCACCGCGACCGGTGCTGCGCACTGAAGCACCGACCTCCGACACGAGGGGTCGAACAGGGGTTCGAGGACCCCCGGCCGCCGGCCCGCCGCGTGTCGGCGGCGTGGTGTCGGACCGCTCGCCTACCGTCCGCCCCATGCCCGGCGACACCCACGCCCCGACGAGCTTCCAGGCCAGCTTCGACGACCTCGGGCAGCCGCTGGCGGACGTCACGTTCGTCGTGCTGGACCTGGAGACGACGGGTGGGCCGCCCTCGGGCGGGGAGATCACCGAGATCGGCGCGGTGAAGGTCCGCGGCGGTCGGGTGCTGGGCGAGTTCCAGACGCTCGTGCGGCCCGCCTCCCCGATCCCGGCCTTCGTCCAGGTCCTCACCGGCATCACGAACCGCATGGTCGCGGGCTCCCCGACGACACCGGAGGCGCTGCCGAGCTTCCTGGAGTTCGCCGGCTTCGACCGAGGGGCCGTGCTCGTCGCGCACAACGCCCCCTACGACGTCGGCTTCCTCAAGGCCGCGTGCGCGCTGACGGACCGGCCGTGGCCGGCGCCGCGGGTGGTGGACACCGTCGTCCTGGCCCGCCAGCTCGTCGACCGGGACGAGGCGCCGAACCGCAAGCTGGGGACGCTGGCCCGCCTCTTCGGCACGACGACGACGCCGGACCACCGGGCGCTGCACGACGCGCGGGCGACGGTGGACGTCCTGCACGCGCTGCTGTCCCGGGTGGGCAACCGGGGGGTGCACTCCCTGGAGGACCTGGCGGCCTTCACCGCCACCGCGGTCAACCCGGCTCGACGGGCCAAGAAGCACCTGGCCGTGGGGCTGCCCTCGGCGCCGGGGGTCTACCAGTTCCGCGACGGTGCGGGCCGGGTGCTGTACGTGGGGACGTCGGTGGACGTGCACCGGCGGGTCCGGTCCTACTTCACGGCCTCGGAGACCCGGCCGCGGATGACCGAGATGGTGCGGGCCGCGACGACGGTGGTGCCGGTGGTCTGCGAGACGCCCCTGGAGGCGCGGGTGCGCGAGCTGCGCCTCATCGCCGAGCACTCCCCGCCGTACAACCGGCGCTCCAAGACCCCGGAGAAGGTCACCTGGGTCAAGCTGACCGCCGAGGCGTGGCCGCGGCTCTCCCTCGTCAAGCAGGTGCGCGACGACGCCGCCGACGGGGCGGAGTACCTCGGGCCCTTCCGGTCGGCCCGGACCGCCGAGCTCGCCGTCGCCGCGCTGCACGACGTCCACCCGCTGCGCCAGTGCACCCGGCGCATCCCCCGCGCGCCGAGGGCCGACGGGCCGGGGGCGTGCGTCCTGGCCGAGATCGGCCGGTGCGGGGCGCCCTGCCTGGGCACCGAGCGCGGCGGGCAGGACGCGCAGTCTTACGCCGAGGTCGTCGAGCAGGTGCGGCGGGCGCTGCGCGAGGACGCGGGCGCGACCCTGGACCAGGCCCGCCGGCGGCTGCAGGCGCTGGCCGCGCAGCAGCGCTACGAGGAGGCCGCCGGTGCCAGGGACCGCCTCGAGGCCTTCCTGCAGGCCGCCGACCGCGCGCAGCGCCGCGCTCCGGTGGCGGCGAACCCGGAGATCGTCGCCGCCCGGCGCAGCGCGCCGACACCCGGCTGGCCCACGGGCGGCTGGGAGGTCGTGCTCATCCGCCACGGCCGGTTCGCGGGCACCTGCCTGACCCCGCGCGGGGCCGACCCGGTGCCGCACATCGAGGCGCTGCGCGCCACGGGTGAGGTCGTCGCCCCGCCGGGCCCGGGGCGGGCGGGGCTGCTCGTGGAGGAGACCGACGCCCTCGTCAGCTGGCTCGAGCAGCCGGGGGTGCGGCTCGTCGCGCTGCAGGACCCGGACGCCTCGCCGTGGACGTGCCCGGTGCGCGGCGCGGGCTGGGCGCGCAGCCGGCTGGCGGCGACGGCGGTAACCTCACCCGCGTGATCACCGCCATCGTCAACGTGGCCTGCGACGGCCGGCGCATCCCCGAGGTCGCCCAGGCCCTCGCCGAGCTCGACGGCGTCAGCGAGGTGTACTCCGTGACCGGTGACGTCGACCTCGTCGTCATGGTGCGGGTGCGCGAGCACGAGCACCTGGCCGACGTCATCGCCGGCGGCGTCAGCCGCGTCGAGGGCGTCGTGTCGACCACGACGAACATCGCCTTCCGCGCCTACTCCCGGCACGACCTGGAATCGGCGTTCGCGCTCGGCGTGGACTGAGCCCTCCCCGCGGTCTGCCGGCGGGTCCGCGTCCTCGGGCCGTGCACGCGCTGTGGACCGGTGCCCCGACCGCGGCACGGGGCCTCACGCGGACGCGCGCACCCACCGGTCGAGCACGTCGGCGGCCGCACCGGAGTCCAACGAGGCGGACGCCTGCCGCACGCCCTCGGCCAGGTGGGCGGTGAGGCCCTCGGCCAGCCCGCTGCCGTCGGCCCGCACCCCGGCGGCGACGAGGGCGGCCGCGGCGTTGAGGACGACGGCGTCGCGGACCGGACCGCGGGTCCCGGCGAGCAGGTCCCGGGCGACCCCGGCGTTGTGCGCGGCGTCGGCCCCCCGCAGGTCCGCCAGCGTCGTGGGCGCCAGCCCGAGCTGGGCGACGGGGTCCAGGCCCACCTCCGTGACGTGCCCGTCGTCGACGACCCAGACGCGGGCGGGGCCCGTGCTCGTCAGCTCGTCGAGGCCGTCCTCGCCGCGGAAGACGAGGGCCTGGGTGCGGCGGGCGGCCAGGACGTCCGCCACGAGCGGGGCGATCCGCCGGTCCGCGACGCCCACGGCCGTGGCTCCGGCGCGGGCCGGGTTCGTCAGGGGCCCCAGGACGTTGAAGGCCGTGGGGACGCCGAGGCCGGCGCGGGCGCCGGCGGCGTACCGCATGGCCGGGTGGAAGACCTGGGCGAAGCAGAACGTGATGCCGACCTCGACGGCC encodes:
- the trpD gene encoding anthranilate phosphoribosyltransferase — its product is MTTAAPTWAGLLTELLAGCDLTAEQAGWAMDQVMRGDAGDVQLAGFLVALRAKGETSQELTGLADAMLSHAVPLSVPGPVVDLVGTGGDRAHTVNISTMGSLVLAGAGHRVVKHGNRAATSASGSADVLEALGVRLDLPPRRVGELAVEVGITFCFAQVFHPAMRYAAGARAGLGVPTAFNVLGPLTNPARAGATAVGVADRRIAPLVADVLAARRTQALVFRGEDGLDELTSTGPARVWVVDDGHVTEVGLDPVAQLGLAPTTLADLRGADAAHNAGVARDLLAGTRGPVRDAVVLNAAAALVAAGVRADGSGLAEGLTAHLAEGVRQASASLDSGAAADVLDRWVRASA
- a CDS encoding DEDD exonuclease domain-containing protein gives rise to the protein MPGDTHAPTSFQASFDDLGQPLADVTFVVLDLETTGGPPSGGEITEIGAVKVRGGRVLGEFQTLVRPASPIPAFVQVLTGITNRMVAGSPTTPEALPSFLEFAGFDRGAVLVAHNAPYDVGFLKAACALTDRPWPAPRVVDTVVLARQLVDRDEAPNRKLGTLARLFGTTTTPDHRALHDARATVDVLHALLSRVGNRGVHSLEDLAAFTATAVNPARRAKKHLAVGLPSAPGVYQFRDGAGRVLYVGTSVDVHRRVRSYFTASETRPRMTEMVRAATTVVPVVCETPLEARVRELRLIAEHSPPYNRRSKTPEKVTWVKLTAEAWPRLSLVKQVRDDAADGAEYLGPFRSARTAELAVAALHDVHPLRQCTRRIPRAPRADGPGACVLAEIGRCGAPCLGTERGGQDAQSYAEVVEQVRRALREDAGATLDQARRRLQALAAQQRYEEAAGARDRLEAFLQAADRAQRRAPVAANPEIVAARRSAPTPGWPTGGWEVVLIRHGRFAGTCLTPRGADPVPHIEALRATGEVVAPPGPGRAGLLVEETDALVSWLEQPGVRLVALQDPDASPWTCPVRGAGWARSRLAATAVTSPA
- a CDS encoding Lrp/AsnC family transcriptional regulator, producing MITAIVNVACDGRRIPEVAQALAELDGVSEVYSVTGDVDLVVMVRVREHEHLADVIAGGVSRVEGVVSTTTNIAFRAYSRHDLESAFALGVD
- a CDS encoding AMP-dependent synthetase/ligase, encoding MPSSSEPPLVPPATTGNMTDCVARTAREDPGHVSASRKQSDGSWRDVTAAEFLGDVTAVAKGLLAAGVAPGDRVGIMARTSYEWTLVDVAGWFAGAVTVPVYETSSPEQVEWILSDSGAVACFAETSANAARIAAVRDRLPGLRDVWTLEAGGLDELRAAGREVPDADVDRARAIAGPGDPLTVIYTSGTTGRPKGCVLTHGNFLDLARNAEAAIPEVLRHPEAATLLFIPLAHVFARFIQALCLVCRIRVGHTPDAKDLLPDLGGFRPTFILAVPRVFQKVYAGAQQKAAAGGKLRSRIFEQAAATADAWSRSLDTGGPSPALRVRHLVFDRLVYAKLRALMGGRVEYAVSGGAPMGEHLAHFFRGAGLVVLEGYGLTETTAPLAVNRPSRLRIGTVGPPLPGTDLRIAPDGEVEARGIGVFTEYRGRPEETRDAFDDGWFRTGDLGSLDEDGALRITGRKKEIIVTANGKNVVPAALEDRLRAHPLISQAVVVGDQRHYVGCLLTLDEEALPPWGANHGKAGLDLSTARTDADVLAVLQAAVDKANESVSRAESIRRFRVLTEDFTVENGYLTPSLKVKRHEVLHDLADEVEALYRS
- a CDS encoding glycosyltransferase family 4 protein gives rise to the protein MSTLVVTNDFPPRTGGIESFVHAVVRRLPEHGGGPVVVHTARQRGDVGTDAALAEAGITVVRDPSPFLVPTPGIVRRVQRTAREHGADRAWFGAAAPLGLMAPALRAAGVERTVATTHGHEVWWSSLPGSRSALRRIGEGNDTVTYLGDWCRSRVQRPLTPAARSRMRRLTPGVDTAVFRPDPGARRAVRDRYGLGERPVVVCVSRLVARKGQDVLVRALPALRERVPDAVLLLVGDGPHRSAVERLADREGVREHVVLTGAVPWERTPALYAAGDVFCMPTRTRLGGLEPEALGICYLEAAACGLPVVAGDSGGAPDAVLAGANGVVVDGRDEAAVAREVAGFLTDPARSAAFGATGREWVSRRWSWEEQTRRLVALLAGADVPADPAGPSR